A single genomic interval of Pyrobaculum arsenaticum DSM 13514 harbors:
- a CDS encoding [LysW]-aminoadipate/[LysW]-glutamate kinase encodes MIVVKIGGSVICKDASRVIQNLPKYADKAVVVHGGGCLVNEVMKKMGIEPKYLTHPGGLVSRYTDLETLKAFVMAMGWINKYIVASLHALGVEALGLTGADLGVVKAKRKERVLVVDERGRQRVVDGGYVGRITEVDAAKLAPPPLKVLAPLAVSERGELLNVDGDQLAFDVARGVKADKLVLLSDVDGLYIGGKVVPRLTAEEAEALVKSEEVRGGMKRKLLMAAEAAKLGIEVIISNGLADLPIDSALNGGGTHITKNL; translated from the coding sequence ATGATCGTAGTCAAGATTGGGGGATCTGTCATTTGCAAAGACGCGTCGAGGGTCATACAGAACCTCCCCAAATACGCGGACAAGGCCGTGGTGGTGCACGGCGGCGGGTGTCTCGTCAACGAGGTCATGAAGAAGATGGGCATAGAGCCCAAGTACCTCACCCACCCCGGCGGCCTAGTGAGCCGCTACACCGACTTAGAGACCTTAAAGGCCTTCGTCATGGCTATGGGGTGGATAAACAAGTACATAGTGGCCTCGCTCCACGCCCTCGGGGTAGAGGCCCTTGGCCTAACCGGCGCCGACCTCGGCGTGGTGAAGGCCAAGAGGAAGGAGAGGGTGCTCGTGGTAGACGAGAGGGGGAGGCAGAGGGTAGTGGACGGGGGATACGTGGGGAGAATAACAGAGGTGGACGCCGCCAAGCTGGCGCCTCCGCCTCTTAAAGTCCTAGCCCCCCTTGCCGTATCTGAGAGGGGCGAGCTACTTAACGTAGACGGCGACCAACTCGCCTTCGATGTGGCGAGAGGCGTGAAGGCCGATAAGTTAGTACTCCTCAGCGACGTAGATGGGCTATATATAGGGGGCAAGGTGGTCCCCCGCCTAACCGCGGAGGAGGCCGAGGCCTTGGTCAAGAGCGAGGAGGTGAGGGGTGGGATGAAGAGGAAGTTGCTAATGGCGGCCGAGGCGGCTAAGCTGGGGATAGAGGTCATTATCTCCAACGGCTTGGCGGACTTACCGATTGACTCCGCCCTTAACGGAGGTGGAACTCATATTACTAAAAACTTATAG
- a CDS encoding alpha-aminoadipate/glutamate carrier protein LysW: protein MATQKLVVTCKVCGTEFELPEDVMDGEITSCPTCGARYIVRIKGGSVSLEEFKGDVEDYGE, encoded by the coding sequence ATGGCAACACAGAAACTGGTGGTGACGTGCAAGGTCTGCGGGACCGAGTTCGAGCTCCCCGAAGACGTCATGGACGGCGAAATTACAAGTTGCCCCACCTGCGGCGCCAGGTACATAGTCCGGATAAAGGGTGGTTCCGTGTCGCTCGAAGAGTTTAAGGGCGACGTCGAGGACTATGGCGAGTAA
- a CDS encoding argininosuccinate lyase, protein MSFYRSWIGGRGDLVQRYTSSIRDDAEIAEEVVKVMKAHVTHLAEIGALRKEVADKIVAALEEVDPTELLRGEFEDIHEALEKWLIDKLGEDVGGWVGLARSRNDHVAAAIRLAALKKVGALREAAMRLRCALAARALEYADCPMPSFTHFQPAQVVTFGHYLLAVDELVAEFLHVLAAAEDLAKRSPLGAGPAGGVRTPVDRRRLAELAGFKDVVENTLYASGGRFFALALASAVTSFLVELSRAVDDFIRWNNPLLGYVEAPPEHVSTSSIMPHKRNLVTLEVLRARSEEAVGHYAALSGVVAKVGLGYSLDLQEATRHLWDILNIAIEGVEVLADFVEKIKFNCEKGRRDAELYYATSSDTAEERALRGVPFRKAYFELASEIREGKARLLTVDEALKRPVLGSANPEEVRKSASRRLALCRPKSF, encoded by the coding sequence ATGAGCTTCTACAGGTCTTGGATCGGGGGGCGGGGCGACTTGGTTCAGCGCTATACCTCCAGTATTAGGGACGACGCTGAGATAGCGGAGGAGGTGGTAAAGGTTATGAAAGCCCATGTGACACACTTGGCAGAAATCGGCGCGCTGAGGAAAGAGGTTGCGGATAAAATAGTGGCGGCCCTAGAGGAGGTCGATCCCACAGAGCTTCTCAGGGGGGAGTTTGAAGACATCCACGAGGCCTTGGAGAAATGGCTTATAGACAAGCTCGGCGAGGATGTCGGCGGGTGGGTGGGGCTCGCCCGTTCGCGCAACGACCACGTCGCCGCGGCAATCCGCCTGGCGGCTTTAAAGAAGGTGGGCGCTCTGCGCGAGGCGGCGATGAGGCTTAGGTGCGCCTTGGCCGCAAGGGCTTTGGAATACGCAGACTGCCCAATGCCAAGCTTCACGCACTTCCAGCCTGCCCAAGTCGTTACCTTCGGCCACTACCTCCTTGCCGTAGACGAGCTCGTTGCGGAGTTTCTCCACGTCCTCGCCGCGGCGGAGGACTTGGCCAAGAGGTCGCCGCTCGGCGCAGGCCCCGCGGGGGGCGTTAGGACTCCAGTAGATAGGCGCAGGCTGGCGGAGCTGGCCGGTTTTAAAGATGTAGTGGAGAACACGCTGTACGCGTCCGGCGGCAGGTTCTTCGCCTTGGCGCTGGCCTCCGCCGTCACATCCTTCCTCGTGGAGCTTTCAAGAGCGGTTGACGACTTTATCCGCTGGAACAACCCCTTGCTAGGATACGTGGAGGCCCCTCCGGAGCACGTATCTACGAGTAGCATAATGCCTCACAAACGGAACCTAGTCACGCTGGAGGTTCTCCGCGCAAGGTCAGAGGAGGCGGTGGGCCACTACGCGGCGCTGAGCGGCGTCGTGGCGAAGGTAGGCCTAGGCTACAGCCTAGATCTACAAGAGGCCACCCGCCACCTCTGGGACATCTTAAACATAGCAATCGAGGGGGTTGAGGTGTTGGCGGATTTCGTCGAGAAGATAAAGTTCAATTGTGAAAAGGGGCGGAGAGACGCCGAGCTTTATTACGCCACCTCTTCAGACACGGCGGAGGAGAGGGCCTTGCGGGGGGTGCCTTTTAGAAAGGCCTATTTTGAACTAGCATCGGAGATTAGGGAAGGCAAGGCGAGGTTGTTGACGGTGGACGAGGCGCTGAAGAGACCTGTACTCGGCTCTGCAAATCCCGAAGAGGTGAGGAAATCGGCGTCAAGAAGGCTTGCCCTGTGCAGGCCTAAGTCTTTCTAG
- a CDS encoding argininosuccinate synthase, whose protein sequence is MGASKVVLAYSGGLDTTVAIKWLSEKFGAEVYTVTVDVGQEDDFSKIEERAYKAGAKQHFYIDAKREFAERYIAKAIVMNGMYEGLYPLGTALARPLIVEKVVEVARRVGADAVAHGSTSKGNDQVRFDITAKALAPDLKIIAPARIWGMTRAEEVEYARRHGLPVGEEHKKYSIDDNLWSRSIEGGPLDDPAAEPPEDAFKWTVPPDKAPVEPAYLTIEFERGLPVAVNGEKMDLVSLVSFLNHVGGANAVGRIDHIENRLVGFKSREVYEAPAAVILYHAHRDLEKLVLTPRELRFKHYVLDPQWADLVYQGLWVEPLRTALEKAAEEMEKWVTGEVKVKLYKGALWVVGRESPYGGYSHELADYSRGWYPTDEEARGFIEIWSLHSLTALRRRK, encoded by the coding sequence ATCGGGGCGAGTAAGGTAGTTCTCGCGTACTCCGGGGGTCTAGACACCACCGTAGCTATTAAGTGGCTTTCTGAAAAATTCGGCGCGGAGGTTTACACAGTAACTGTAGACGTCGGTCAAGAGGACGACTTCTCCAAAATTGAGGAGAGGGCCTACAAGGCTGGTGCTAAGCAACACTTCTATATAGATGCTAAGCGGGAATTCGCCGAGAGGTATATAGCAAAGGCGATTGTTATGAATGGCATGTATGAGGGCCTCTATCCCTTGGGGACGGCGCTTGCGCGGCCGTTGATAGTGGAGAAGGTGGTGGAGGTGGCGCGCCGCGTCGGGGCGGACGCTGTGGCGCACGGGTCGACGAGTAAGGGGAACGACCAGGTGAGGTTTGACATCACGGCGAAGGCGCTGGCGCCAGATCTCAAGATTATCGCGCCGGCAAGGATCTGGGGCATGACTAGGGCGGAGGAGGTGGAGTACGCCAGGAGGCACGGCCTCCCAGTGGGGGAGGAGCACAAGAAGTACAGCATAGACGACAACCTCTGGTCTAGGTCAATCGAAGGAGGTCCTCTAGACGACCCCGCCGCGGAGCCGCCGGAGGACGCCTTTAAGTGGACAGTGCCGCCGGACAAGGCCCCCGTGGAGCCTGCATATTTGACGATTGAGTTCGAGAGGGGGCTCCCCGTTGCGGTTAACGGCGAGAAGATGGATCTGGTCTCGCTCGTCTCTTTCCTAAACCACGTGGGAGGCGCCAACGCCGTGGGCCGCATAGACCACATCGAGAATAGGCTTGTGGGCTTTAAGAGCAGGGAGGTCTACGAGGCGCCGGCGGCGGTCATCCTCTACCACGCCCACAGGGATTTGGAGAAGCTCGTCCTCACGCCGAGGGAGCTGAGGTTTAAGCACTACGTCTTGGACCCGCAGTGGGCGGACTTAGTGTACCAAGGGCTGTGGGTGGAGCCGCTACGCACAGCGCTGGAAAAAGCGGCTGAGGAGATGGAGAAGTGGGTCACTGGGGAGGTCAAGGTGAAGCTGTACAAGGGCGCCCTCTGGGTGGTGGGGAGGGAGTCGCCGTACGGCGGCTACAGCCACGAGCTTGCCGACTACTCCAGGGGGTGGTACCCCACAGACGAGGAGGCGAGGGGCTTTATCGAGATTTGGAGCCTTCACTCCCTCACCGCCTTGCGTAGGAGAAAATAG
- a CDS encoding DUF998 domain-containing protein, with product MNWGRIMLAIGSLQFIIAMLVAEQLYPGYNPLHNYISDLGALKAPTATLFNTSVALLGIFGIIAAILLRKEIGIVGSALLALASAGAIGVGAFPEDYGTPHGISALITFLFGALAVMVIGLRRGGAFKPFGLAMGAIALIALALFIPRVQTPLGIGGIERLIAYPTLIFLLVYGLSGQKTG from the coding sequence ATGAATTGGGGCAGAATTATGTTAGCAATAGGGTCTCTACAATTTATCATTGCAATGTTAGTTGCAGAACAACTGTACCCTGGCTACAACCCGCTTCACAACTACATCAGCGACTTAGGCGCCCTCAAGGCCCCTACAGCAACGCTTTTTAACACAAGCGTCGCGCTTCTTGGAATCTTCGGAATAATAGCAGCCATACTTCTTAGAAAAGAGATTGGGATTGTGGGCTCGGCGCTTTTAGCACTGGCATCGGCGGGGGCTATAGGCGTTGGGGCCTTTCCCGAGGACTACGGCACTCCACACGGCATCTCCGCACTAATAACCTTCCTATTCGGAGCATTGGCAGTTATGGTAATTGGACTAAGGAGAGGCGGCGCTTTTAAGCCGTTTGGACTCGCCATGGGCGCCATAGCCCTAATAGCACTGGCCCTCTTCATCCCACGCGTGCAGACACCACTGGGGATAGGCGGAATAGAGAGACTAATCGCCTACCCAACACTTATATTCCTATTGGTGTACGGACTCAGTGGACAAAAAACTGGTTAA